A genomic window from Sporosarcina sp. Marseille-Q4063 includes:
- the kynU gene encoding kynureninase, whose product MTPSLDYARGLDKKDGLARLREEFYLQENTIYMDGNSLGLLSKRAEKTLLDLLNSWKTLGIDGWTEGDNPWFYLSESVGEKMTPLVGGMKNEVIATGSTTTNLHQLAATFYNPTGNKTKILADELNFPSDIYALKSQLTLKGYDPEEHLVRVKSRDGRFLSEDDIIEAMTDDIALIVLPSVLYRSGQILDMKRLTAAANERGIPIGFDLCHSVGAIEHSLHDWGADFAFWCTYKHLNGGPGSVGGLFVHEKNFKNAPGLAGWFGSKKESQFDMDHEMDPALDAGAYQIGTPHVLSLAPVIGALDLFDEVGIKRVREKSLQLTSYMLELIRIELNGHGFTIGSPVDETRGGHILLEHKEAARICSALKEDGVIPDFRAPNGVRLAPVALYNSFEDVWHTVQKLKSIMDEKRYEKFENKRGVVA is encoded by the coding sequence CTGACACCATCGCTCGACTACGCACGGGGTCTCGATAAGAAAGACGGCTTGGCCCGTCTAAGAGAAGAGTTTTATTTACAAGAAAACACAATTTATATGGACGGAAACTCATTGGGTCTTTTATCGAAACGAGCCGAAAAAACTTTGCTGGATTTGCTTAATTCTTGGAAGACGCTCGGCATCGATGGTTGGACGGAAGGAGATAATCCGTGGTTTTACTTATCGGAATCGGTCGGCGAAAAAATGACGCCGCTCGTCGGGGGCATGAAAAATGAAGTGATTGCAACGGGATCGACAACGACGAATTTGCATCAACTCGCCGCGACTTTTTATAATCCAACTGGCAATAAAACCAAAATCCTCGCAGATGAACTGAATTTCCCTTCAGATATCTACGCTTTGAAAAGTCAATTGACGTTAAAAGGGTATGATCCTGAAGAACATCTTGTGCGCGTGAAAAGTCGAGATGGTCGATTTTTATCGGAAGACGATATTATTGAAGCGATGACAGACGACATCGCATTAATCGTCCTGCCGTCAGTGTTGTACCGAAGCGGGCAAATCCTCGATATGAAACGGTTAACAGCTGCCGCAAACGAAAGAGGCATTCCAATCGGTTTCGATTTATGCCATTCAGTCGGCGCGATTGAACATTCGCTTCATGATTGGGGCGCGGACTTCGCATTCTGGTGCACGTATAAACATTTGAACGGCGGGCCGGGTTCTGTTGGCGGATTGTTCGTTCACGAGAAAAACTTCAAAAATGCGCCAGGACTTGCCGGTTGGTTCGGTTCGAAAAAAGAATCGCAATTTGACATGGACCACGAAATGGATCCGGCGCTGGATGCGGGTGCTTATCAAATCGGCACACCACATGTCCTAAGTTTAGCGCCTGTTATTGGCGCGCTCGATTTGTTTGATGAAGTCGGGATCAAGCGCGTGCGTGAAAAATCGCTTCAATTGACAAGCTATATGTTGGAATTAATTCGCATAGAACTTAACGGGCACGGGTTTACAATAGGAAGTCCTGTTGATGAAACACGCGGCGGTCATATTTTGCTCGAACATAAAGAAGCTGCCCGAATTTGCAGTGCCTTAAAAGAGGACGGAGTTATTCCAGATTTCCGTGCACCAAATGGTGTGAGGCTGGCACCGGTTGCGCTTTATAACTCATTCGAAGATGTTTGGCATACTGTACAGAAACTGAAAAGTATTATGGATGAAAAACGCTACGAGAAATTCGAGAACAAAAGGGGCGTTGTGGCGTGA
- a CDS encoding response regulator transcription factor — MIRIVLAEDQGMLLGALGSLLSMEDDMEVVGMAKNGEEAVQLVNEHEPDICIMDIEMPVMTGLDAAESLQGSSCKIVILTTFARSGYFERARKAGVRGYLLKDSPIEELVSSIRTIMDGRRIYAPELVDIAFDDENENPLTDRESQVLQLVSKGKTTKEIAGELYLTPGTVRNYISTILDKLGVGNRIEAISRFKEKGWFK; from the coding sequence GTGATACGAATTGTTTTAGCGGAAGACCAGGGGATGCTGTTGGGCGCACTAGGTTCTTTACTGAGTATGGAAGATGATATGGAAGTCGTCGGCATGGCGAAAAACGGTGAAGAGGCTGTCCAGTTAGTAAACGAACATGAGCCGGATATCTGTATTATGGATATTGAAATGCCCGTAATGACTGGATTGGATGCGGCAGAATCTCTGCAAGGTTCGTCGTGTAAAATCGTTATATTGACTACATTTGCAAGGTCCGGTTATTTTGAACGTGCTCGAAAAGCAGGCGTGCGCGGCTATTTATTGAAAGATAGTCCGATTGAAGAACTCGTTAGCTCGATTCGAACGATTATGGATGGGCGTCGGATTTATGCGCCTGAATTAGTCGATATCGCTTTTGACGATGAAAACGAAAACCCTTTGACGGATCGTGAAAGCCAAGTGCTTCAACTCGTGTCAAAAGGAAAGACGACAAAAGAAATTGCAGGAGAGCTGTATTTAACACCGGGGACGGTTCGAAATTATATCTCTACGATTTTGGATAAATTAGGCGTCGGCAATCGAATTGAAGCGATTTCTCGATTTAAAGAAAAAGGTTGGTTTAAATAG
- a CDS encoding sensor histidine kinase: MKSWYSIFPKSPWLSIYAWAVFCFLPFFFIFRSSSGYEIAIGISLLLLFFLSYRFSYKSKSGLVYMWISFEIIINVVMTLLFGYLYLSIFTAFFIGNIRSPVGFFIMYGLHIAFTIVAIVFGFFIEIELFLPQIHFILISVLGTVLLPFNLYNRNKREKLEGQLEHANERISELIILEERERIARDLHDTLGQKLSLIGLKSDLAGRLISRNPAAAEKELLDIRQTASTALKEVRDLVDDIRMTKLKDELIRIRQIVKAAEMALTVKGDPEQMDIPPLVENVLSMCLKEAVTNVVKHSYGAECHIEFEHSVNEFLIRVEDDGIGIPGKGINLPGNGLKGIRERLDFVNGSLEIEATAGTKLTIRVPDIIKKSAEGGLA, from the coding sequence ATGAAAAGTTGGTACAGTATTTTTCCGAAAAGTCCATGGCTTAGTATTTATGCATGGGCTGTATTTTGTTTTTTACCGTTCTTTTTCATATTCAGGTCATCATCCGGCTATGAAATTGCAATCGGCATATCATTATTGCTATTATTCTTCCTATCTTATCGTTTTTCATACAAGTCGAAAAGCGGACTTGTTTATATGTGGATTAGTTTTGAAATTATTATTAATGTCGTCATGACTTTGTTGTTCGGTTATTTGTACTTATCTATATTCACGGCATTTTTCATTGGGAATATACGAAGTCCAGTCGGCTTTTTTATCATGTATGGTCTTCATATAGCCTTTACAATTGTGGCGATTGTGTTTGGGTTTTTTATTGAAATTGAACTATTTTTACCGCAAATTCATTTCATCCTCATCTCTGTTCTTGGTACGGTGCTTTTGCCGTTCAATTTATACAATCGAAACAAACGTGAAAAGTTAGAAGGACAATTGGAACATGCGAATGAGCGTATTTCAGAATTAATCATTCTTGAGGAACGCGAACGCATTGCGCGAGATTTACATGACACGCTTGGACAGAAATTATCGCTGATCGGCTTAAAAAGCGATCTCGCTGGAAGACTAATTTCACGAAACCCGGCGGCTGCGGAAAAAGAACTATTGGATATTCGACAAACCGCAAGTACCGCGTTAAAAGAAGTGCGGGATCTAGTGGATGATATACGAATGACGAAGCTAAAAGACGAATTAATTCGCATTAGGCAAATCGTCAAAGCTGCAGAAATGGCGTTAACGGTAAAAGGAGATCCTGAGCAGATGGACATCCCGCCGTTAGTCGAGAATGTGTTGAGCATGTGCTTGAAAGAAGCCGTGACAAATGTCGTGAAACACAGTTACGGGGCCGAATGCCATATTGAATTCGAGCATTCAGTAAATGAATTTTTGATACGCGTGGAAGACGATGGAATCGGTATTCCGGGCAAAGGGATCAATCTCCCTGGAAACGGCTTAAAAGGCATTCGGGAACGACTTGATTTTGTAAACGGGAGTTTGGAAATTGAAGCAACTGCAGGAACAAAGCTAACGATTCGCGTTCCGGACATTATTAAGAAAAGTGCAGAGGGGGGATTGGCGTGA
- a CDS encoding fatty acid desaturase, producing the protein MSKEKTMKLHKNVAPFAKSDKKKSIMQIVNTIPPLFIFWFLAYQSLSVSFWLMLPFAIIAAGFVIRTFIIFHDCTHGSFFRSRKANDVVGTITGVLTLFAYSKWKREHAIHHASSSNLDKRGVGDIWVMTVEEYVEASKWTRFMYRLYRNPLVMFGVGPLFLVLISSRFNRKDARQKERNNTYLTNAVLVVLYTLLILLIGWQAFVIVQGTTMFVAGALGIWLFYIQHTFEDSYFEEESEWDYVKAAVEGSSYYKLPKVLQWATGNIGFHHVHHLSPRVPNYNLEVAHESVPPLHNATTITIKTSLESLKYKLYDPKKKGFVTFGEVKSMVRKASRSMDLKPKRTSFEGE; encoded by the coding sequence ATGAGTAAAGAAAAAACAATGAAATTACACAAAAATGTTGCCCCTTTTGCAAAGTCGGATAAAAAGAAAAGCATCATGCAAATAGTAAACACGATTCCACCATTATTTATCTTTTGGTTTTTAGCGTATCAAAGTTTGTCGGTGTCTTTCTGGTTGATGCTTCCGTTCGCGATTATCGCGGCAGGATTTGTCATTCGAACATTCATCATATTCCATGACTGCACGCACGGATCATTTTTCAGAAGTCGAAAAGCAAATGATGTCGTCGGAACCATTACAGGTGTTTTAACTTTATTCGCTTATTCTAAATGGAAACGCGAGCATGCGATTCATCACGCTTCAAGTTCAAATCTTGATAAGCGCGGTGTCGGTGACATCTGGGTCATGACTGTTGAAGAATACGTCGAAGCATCGAAGTGGACACGTTTTATGTATCGTTTGTATCGTAATCCACTCGTCATGTTTGGCGTTGGACCTTTATTTTTAGTCCTGATCTCAAGCCGTTTTAACCGAAAAGACGCGAGACAAAAAGAACGAAACAATACGTATCTTACAAACGCGGTTCTCGTTGTGTTATATACGCTGTTGATTTTACTTATCGGATGGCAAGCATTTGTCATCGTTCAAGGAACAACCATGTTTGTCGCAGGCGCTCTTGGCATTTGGTTGTTTTATATTCAACATACGTTTGAGGACTCTTATTTTGAAGAAGAGTCTGAATGGGATTATGTGAAAGCTGCAGTCGAAGGAAGTTCTTACTATAAACTGCCGAAAGTATTGCAGTGGGCAACTGGAAACATCGGTTTCCACCACGTCCATCACTTGTCGCCACGCGTACCGAATTACAACTTGGAAGTCGCGCATGAATCCGTGCCGCCTCTTCATAACGCAACGACAATCACCATCAAAACAAGCTTAGAATCGCTAAAGTACAAACTTTATGATCCAAAGAAAAAAGGATTCGTTACATTTGGCGAAGTTAAAAGCATGGTACGAAAAGCAAGTCGTTCAATGGATTTAAAACCGAAACGCACAAGTTTTGAAGGCGAATAA
- the ytxJ gene encoding bacillithiol system redox-active protein YtxJ gives MKELHTIEEWQDVLAKSKDEPILLLKHSTTCPISTTAYNRVENFETNLPKYWLKVRETRPVSNEIESTLGVEHQSPQLFILNKGEAVWNASHTVITDNEINRGLKENSID, from the coding sequence ATGAAAGAGTTACATACAATTGAGGAATGGCAAGACGTTTTGGCGAAATCGAAGGACGAGCCTATACTTCTTCTGAAACATAGTACAACATGTCCTATCAGCACGACTGCATATAATAGAGTCGAGAATTTTGAAACGAATCTTCCGAAGTATTGGTTGAAAGTGCGTGAAACACGCCCGGTTTCCAATGAAATCGAAAGCACTTTGGGCGTTGAACATCAATCGCCGCAACTATTCATTTTGAATAAAGGCGAAGCGGTTTGGAATGCATCTCATACTGTCATTACAGATAATGAAATTAACAGAGGTTTGAAAGAGAATAGCATCGACTAA
- a CDS encoding glycerol-3-phosphate acyltransferase, protein MALISLIIGSYLLGNLLTGSVISTFYYNQEIRTKGSGNPGARNVGRLYGRKAFVVTFLGDALKGAIAVLAARYLGFNQLIELLLLLSVVAGHIYPILFKFRGGKGVSTFIGGLLVFSPLVFATFFGVFAALYIVIKNFTAAGISAIVSLPIILLVFSYHTQFLLLACLLSGIILVAHREDLTLKRRTGN, encoded by the coding sequence ATGGCATTGATTAGCTTAATAATCGGCTCGTATTTACTGGGGAACCTATTAACAGGTTCCGTTATTAGTACGTTTTATTACAACCAAGAAATCCGTACAAAAGGCAGCGGCAATCCCGGAGCCCGTAATGTAGGTCGGCTTTATGGAAGGAAAGCGTTTGTTGTAACCTTTCTAGGAGATGCACTGAAAGGTGCAATTGCAGTCCTCGCTGCTCGATATCTTGGTTTCAACCAGCTAATTGAACTTCTATTACTACTTTCCGTCGTAGCAGGGCATATATATCCAATTCTTTTTAAATTCCGCGGTGGCAAAGGTGTATCCACGTTCATTGGCGGACTGCTTGTCTTCAGTCCTCTAGTTTTTGCAACATTTTTTGGTGTTTTCGCTGCCTTGTATATTGTTATAAAAAATTTCACTGCAGCCGGAATAAGCGCTATCGTTTCATTGCCAATTATTTTGCTCGTATTTTCTTATCATACCCAATTTCTCCTCTTGGCATGTTTACTTAGCGGAATCATTCTTGTCGCTCATCGTGAAGATTTAACATTGAAGCGCCGAACAGGGAACTAG
- a CDS encoding phosphatase PAP2 family protein — MKQISQTLTIAFILCAGFGLLFGYFSTTIGDDSLSSFDTIMINAIQGLETPWLTAIMKFFTWIGSGYVVAPLTVIAAVLLVFVFKYRHQALLLVVVIGGTVAFNHLLKLYFKRERPVFHRILDANGYSFPSGHTMMAFSLYVIIAYIAWRNVETRLGKVLLIVFATFMTVMIGTSRIYLGVHYPSDVAGGLMASGFLVTIAVTIYSLYLRRFNKEL, encoded by the coding sequence ATGAAACAAATTTCGCAAACACTTACCATTGCTTTTATTTTATGTGCCGGGTTTGGTCTATTATTTGGTTATTTTTCAACTACCATTGGAGATGATTCTCTATCAAGCTTCGATACCATTATGATCAATGCAATTCAAGGACTTGAAACACCTTGGCTTACTGCCATTATGAAATTTTTCACGTGGATCGGTTCTGGATATGTTGTAGCACCTCTTACAGTAATTGCCGCTGTATTATTAGTTTTTGTATTTAAGTATCGCCATCAAGCATTGCTTCTAGTTGTTGTTATCGGAGGAACTGTTGCTTTTAATCATCTTTTAAAACTGTATTTCAAACGCGAACGTCCGGTATTTCATCGAATATTGGATGCCAATGGTTATAGCTTTCCAAGCGGACATACGATGATGGCATTTAGTCTTTACGTGATTATCGCTTATATCGCATGGCGAAATGTAGAGACTAGATTGGGAAAAGTTCTATTAATTGTATTCGCTACATTTATGACAGTCATGATCGGGACAAGCCGAATCTATCTTGGCGTTCATTACCCAAGTGACGTTGCTGGCGGGCTGATGGCGAGTGGATTTTTGGTTACGATTGCTGTTACGATTTATTCGCTTTATCTAAGGCGATTTAATAAGGAATTGTAA
- a CDS encoding VOC family protein — MTNQNQKITPYLMFDGNAEEAMKFYTSIFDNAEIESVFRQENGMVMHATFTLNGQTFMAIDNSNGNDIPFTSAFSLFVTCETEQEIDTVFKKLAEDGKILMDLAPTPFSVKFAWVEDQYGVSWQLNLETETH; from the coding sequence ATGACGAATCAAAATCAAAAAATCACCCCATATTTAATGTTCGATGGCAATGCCGAAGAAGCGATGAAGTTTTACACATCCATCTTTGACAATGCAGAAATTGAAAGTGTTTTTCGTCAAGAAAACGGCATGGTCATGCACGCAACTTTTACATTGAACGGGCAAACATTTATGGCAATTGACAATAGTAACGGAAACGATATTCCATTCACATCCGCGTTTTCTTTATTTGTGACGTGCGAGACTGAACAGGAAATCGATACCGTGTTCAAGAAATTAGCCGAAGACGGGAAGATTCTAATGGATTTGGCGCCGACGCCATTCAGCGTGAAATTCGCCTGGGTAGAAGATCAGTACGGCGTTTCATGGCAATTAAACCTTGAAACAGAAACACATTAA
- a CDS encoding MGMT family protein: MNLFTKRVVNIIQAIPSGYVMSYGQVAAAAGNPRGARQVVRVLHSMSEKYDLPWHRIINAKGEISFSGKDQRGMLEAEGVAFGLNGKIDLVAYRWHPIDAEEG, from the coding sequence ATGAATTTATTCACAAAACGCGTCGTTAATATTATTCAAGCAATTCCTTCGGGATATGTTATGTCGTATGGACAAGTCGCGGCAGCTGCGGGAAATCCCAGAGGTGCGCGACAAGTTGTTCGTGTCCTTCATTCGATGAGTGAAAAATATGATCTTCCATGGCATCGAATTATTAATGCGAAAGGGGAAATTTCTTTTTCCGGCAAAGACCAACGCGGAATGCTTGAGGCAGAGGGCGTAGCGTTTGGTTTAAATGGAAAAATCGATTTAGTAGCATATCGCTGGCATCCAATTGATGCGGAAGAAGGTTGA
- a CDS encoding DUF3221 domain-containing protein → MKIRKAILLSTVTIILFGCGKTTENMTAEKLIQEASVVLMSENQSLLADATMWKLTDETKIQSHTGTKTTISDLKVGDLISYENEGPIAESYPQQGTLKEITLFNDDQAIKFSSAIASFLENQPHGDLVEFEILSIDGNELSARMKVWDFEIDGHYLAQINLETNEFKITKE, encoded by the coding sequence ATGAAAATTCGTAAAGCCATTTTATTATCAACGGTTACCATTATATTATTCGGTTGTGGGAAAACGACGGAAAATATGACAGCCGAAAAACTTATTCAAGAGGCTTCAGTTGTTTTGATGTCAGAAAATCAAAGCTTGTTGGCGGACGCCACGATGTGGAAACTCACCGATGAAACAAAAATCCAATCGCATACTGGCACGAAGACGACAATTAGTGATTTAAAAGTTGGCGATTTAATCAGCTATGAAAATGAGGGGCCTATTGCAGAATCGTATCCTCAACAAGGAACGTTGAAAGAAATTACCTTGTTCAACGATGACCAAGCAATAAAATTTAGTTCCGCAATCGCATCGTTTCTTGAAAATCAACCACATGGCGACTTGGTCGAGTTTGAAATTTTATCAATTGATGGGAATGAACTATCGGCACGCATGAAAGTCTGGGATTTTGAAATCGACGGGCATTACCTTGCACAGATCAATCTCGAAACAAATGAATTCAAGATTACTAAAGAATAA
- the mscL gene encoding large conductance mechanosensitive channel protein MscL yields the protein MWKDFKEFAFQGNVFDLAVAVVIGAAFGKIVSSLVENIITPFIGMVSGGINFSGMHKNFRNADFTYGVFLQSVIDFFIVALVIFFVIRLLSKFKKKEEIVEEVEEIDAQEALLIEIRDLLKEQKNQ from the coding sequence ATGTGGAAAGACTTTAAAGAGTTTGCGTTTCAAGGAAATGTGTTTGACCTTGCTGTTGCGGTTGTGATTGGGGCAGCATTCGGAAAGATTGTGTCTTCATTAGTTGAAAATATTATTACACCTTTTATCGGCATGGTATCGGGTGGCATCAATTTTTCGGGCATGCATAAAAATTTTCGCAATGCAGATTTTACATACGGCGTATTCTTACAATCTGTCATTGATTTCTTTATTGTTGCCCTTGTCATTTTCTTTGTGATTCGCTTGCTTTCTAAATTCAAAAAGAAAGAAGAAATTGTGGAAGAAGTCGAAGAAATCGATGCACAAGAAGCGCTTCTAATAGAAATTCGCGACTTGTTGAAAGAGCAAAAAAATCAATAA
- a CDS encoding TldD/PmbA family protein, translating into MNIHEFQEKLLSEAVNANFKEAEIFYKKTESFRCMIFEGEIDTYETSEEGGLGFRGLHNGKMGYAYTEKIEEASIPFLIESAIANADVLDEDDGTDIFEGSDSYNDHGFYSEELADVPTADKIELIKSIEKKVLAYDPRIVTLNYCALQEFNEDRILANNKGLSLNEKKNGIIVFISAVVKEGDEMKTGMVREMTRDYKSLDADKIAKEVAEEALSHLGEKSIPTKKYPVIMRHDAAASLLATFTAIFSAENTQKDQSLLKGKVGTDIASSVFTLIDDPFQAESIMGANFDGEGVATKKQTIVSKGKLETLLHNRKTAKKDGVETTGHAHKESYKGTLSVAPINLYISPGAKSKQELIESVEEGVLITDLAGLHSGASTISGDFSVAATGFYIKDGKVASPVKQMTIAGNYYDYMKNIVETASDLEFAPGGYGSPSLLVKELSVTVD; encoded by the coding sequence ATGAATATCCATGAATTTCAAGAGAAGTTGTTGTCCGAAGCGGTGAATGCTAATTTTAAAGAAGCCGAAATTTTTTATAAAAAAACAGAATCATTCAGGTGCATGATCTTTGAAGGGGAAATTGACACTTACGAAACATCTGAAGAAGGCGGACTCGGCTTTCGGGGTCTTCATAACGGGAAAATGGGTTATGCGTACACGGAAAAAATCGAGGAAGCATCGATTCCATTCTTAATTGAAAGCGCGATTGCCAATGCCGATGTCCTTGATGAAGATGATGGCACTGACATTTTTGAAGGCAGCGACAGTTATAATGACCATGGGTTTTATAGCGAAGAGCTTGCGGATGTCCCGACTGCTGATAAAATCGAGCTGATCAAGTCCATTGAAAAGAAAGTTTTGGCTTATGATCCGCGCATCGTTACGCTTAATTATTGCGCGCTGCAAGAGTTTAATGAAGACCGGATTCTGGCGAACAACAAAGGCCTTTCATTGAATGAAAAGAAGAATGGCATCATCGTTTTCATTTCGGCCGTTGTTAAAGAAGGCGATGAAATGAAAACAGGTATGGTTCGTGAAATGACGCGTGACTATAAATCGCTTGATGCCGATAAAATAGCAAAAGAAGTCGCGGAAGAAGCTTTATCCCATTTAGGTGAAAAATCGATTCCGACAAAAAAATACCCGGTCATTATGAGACATGATGCTGCTGCGTCTTTACTTGCTACGTTTACAGCCATTTTTTCAGCTGAAAACACGCAAAAGGATCAGTCTTTATTAAAAGGAAAAGTCGGAACGGACATTGCATCTTCAGTTTTCACATTGATCGACGACCCGTTCCAGGCGGAATCAATTATGGGCGCGAACTTTGACGGGGAAGGCGTGGCTACAAAGAAACAGACAATCGTTTCGAAAGGTAAGCTTGAAACGCTTCTTCATAACCGGAAAACGGCTAAAAAAGATGGTGTAGAAACGACGGGGCATGCACATAAAGAATCCTATAAAGGAACACTTTCTGTCGCACCGATCAATCTGTACATTTCACCGGGCGCTAAAAGTAAGCAGGAACTCATCGAATCAGTCGAAGAAGGCGTTCTTATTACGGATTTAGCCGGCCTCCATTCGGGTGCCAGCACAATTTCTGGGGATTTCTCGGTTGCAGCGACGGGTTTCTATATTAAAGACGGAAAAGTAGCGTCACCAGTGAAACAAATGACGATTGCAGGAAACTACTATGATTATATGAAAAACATTGTAGAAACCGCTTCGGACTTAGAATTTGCACCAGGCGGTTATGGATCACCGTCACTACTTGTCAAAGAACTTTCTGTAACTGTTGATTAA
- a CDS encoding TldD/PmbA family protein, whose translation MIKQSIIENVIEAALSTGGDFAEVFVEDRYANTLALQDNKIERSISGRDFGIGIRIFSGLQNVYTYTTDFSEEGLVKAAKKAALAIKGGGNGTIHPLQKEIIKPIHIISQMPQTVKHAQRAAVMKKANDIARNYDERIQQVGLRYIDEEQNILIANSEGKFVEDTRVYSRLAIQATASDGAALQTGFYGPGAHAGFEFIENLDLDHYAGEAARIAVTMLEADECPSGKFPVIIDNEFGGVIFHEACGHGLEATSVAKNNSVFANRIGEKVAPEIVTYIDDGTLPNEWGSLNIDDEGEKTRKNILIEDGILKGYLIDKFNARRMNAEATGSSRRESYRFNPTSRMTNTYIAPGKSKPEDIIASTENGIYAKYMGGGSVNPATGDYNFAVSEAYLVKNGKIDRPVRGATLIGNGAKTLQKVDMVGNNLAHGAGMCGSISGSLPVNVGQPMIRVSEITVGGTKGE comes from the coding sequence ATGATTAAACAATCAATCATCGAAAATGTAATCGAGGCTGCCTTATCGACGGGCGGCGATTTTGCTGAAGTGTTTGTCGAGGACCGATATGCGAACACATTGGCATTACAAGATAATAAAATTGAAAGAAGTATATCGGGTCGCGACTTCGGTATCGGGATCCGTATTTTTTCGGGACTTCAAAACGTGTATACGTACACGACCGATTTTTCGGAAGAAGGATTAGTGAAGGCTGCTAAAAAGGCGGCGCTGGCGATAAAGGGCGGGGGGAATGGCACCATTCATCCGTTGCAAAAAGAAATCATCAAGCCGATCCACATAATTTCCCAGATGCCGCAAACGGTGAAGCATGCGCAGAGGGCGGCAGTTATGAAAAAAGCGAATGACATTGCACGAAATTATGATGAGCGCATTCAACAAGTCGGCCTGCGCTATATTGATGAAGAACAAAATATACTCATCGCGAATTCAGAAGGGAAATTCGTGGAAGACACGCGCGTTTATAGTCGACTGGCGATTCAAGCGACTGCGTCTGACGGTGCAGCATTGCAAACTGGTTTTTACGGGCCGGGTGCGCATGCGGGTTTTGAGTTTATTGAAAATCTGGACCTTGATCATTATGCGGGCGAGGCGGCGCGTATTGCTGTGACGATGCTAGAAGCCGATGAATGCCCGAGCGGGAAATTTCCTGTCATTATTGATAATGAATTCGGCGGAGTTATTTTCCATGAAGCTTGTGGTCATGGACTTGAAGCGACGTCCGTTGCTAAAAACAACTCTGTCTTCGCGAATCGCATCGGTGAAAAAGTAGCGCCGGAGATCGTGACGTATATCGATGACGGTACACTTCCGAATGAATGGGGTTCGCTCAATATTGACGATGAAGGGGAAAAGACGCGGAAAAACATCCTGATTGAAGATGGTATTTTGAAAGGCTATTTGATAGATAAATTCAACGCACGCCGGATGAATGCGGAAGCGACGGGTTCTTCGCGCCGCGAATCGTACAGATTTAATCCGACATCGCGAATGACGAACACTTATATCGCGCCTGGGAAATCAAAACCCGAAGATATCATTGCTTCGACGGAAAATGGAATTTACGCGAAATATATGGGCGGCGGCTCGGTGAATCCAGCAACAGGCGACTATAACTTTGCTGTTTCTGAAGCCTATCTTGTGAAAAACGGGAAAATTGACCGACCTGTTCGCGGTGCGACATTGATCGGGAATGGTGCAAAAACACTGCAAAAAGTCGATATGGTGGGGAACAATCTTGCGCACGGCGCGGGAATGTGCGGATCGATTAGTGGAAGTTTGCCTGTAAACGTCGGCCAGCCGATGATTCGAGTCAGTGAAATAACTGTTGGCGGGACAAAGGGGGAATAA